The Ananas comosus cultivar F153 linkage group 7, ASM154086v1, whole genome shotgun sequence genome has a window encoding:
- the LOC109712985 gene encoding uncharacterized protein LOC109712985: MALVLDAIVEILRKPSVWSVVSELLLFVSPIWIAVLVGLLVGWAWKPKWAAGLVGGEHEGSGSPRTLPRFDFWRPPIPGFASSFAPQQSTSREEEIVSRSPVAGTQKLAVSGDDLVHLWRLVEETDGGPLWHQMMDKTLPSMSYKAWRRDTEDGPPQYRSRTIFEDATPEVVRDFFGDDEFRMKNKWDDMLIYHNTLEECPTTGTMVVHWVRKFPFFCSDREYTIGRRIWVSQRAYYCVTKGVPSSTVPRRNKPRRVDLYYSSWCIRAVESRRGDGQMTACEVLLFHYEDMGIPREIAKLGIRQGMWGCVRRIEPGLRAYQTARMNGEPLSPSALAAQINTKFNHELITSLEANNNGDSSDILEATEEKPWGGKIPKLLLLGGAVALACTFDQGLLTKAVIFGVARRFVRQRKGL, translated from the exons ATGGCGCTGGTTCTCGACGCCATTGTCGAGATCTTGCGGAAGCCGAGCGTGTGGAGCGTCGTCTCCGAGCTCCTCCTCTTCGTGAGCCCCATTTGGATCGCCGTGCTCGTGGGGCTCCTGGTGGGTTGGGCGTGGAAGCCCAAATGGGCGGCGGGGCTcgtcggaggtgagcacgaagGGTCGGGATCGCCCCGGACCCTTCCGCGGTTCGATTTTTGGAGGCCTCCCATTCCCGGCTTCGCCTCCTCGTTCGCTCCTCAACAAAGCACATCCAGGGAGGAGGAGATTGTATCACG CTCGCCGGTCGCGGGAACTCAGAAATTGGCTGTGAGTGGAGATGATTTGGTGCATTTATGGCGCCTTGTTGAGGAGACAGATGGGGGACCGCTGTGGCATCAGATGATGGATAAGACGCTGCCCAGCATGAGCTATAAGGCATGGAGGAGAGATACTGAG GACGGCCCTCCACAGTATCGTAGTAGGACTATCTTCGAAGATGCAACTCCAGAAGTGGTGAGGGATTTCTTTGGGGATGATGAATTTAGAATGAAGAACAAGTGGGATGACATGCTTATCTACCACAACACATTAGAAGAGTGCCCAACAACAGGAACCATGGTTGTTCATTGGGTCCGGAAG TTTCCCTTCTTCTGCAGTGATAGGGAGTATACAATTGGTCGCCGAATATGGGTGTCACAGAGAGCTTATTATTGTGTGACAAAG GGAGTTCCATCCTCAACCGTACCCAGGCGCAACAAGCCCAGACGCGTCGACTTGTATTATTCAAGCTGGTGCATTCGAGCAG TGGAATCAAGAAGAGGGGATGGCCAGATGACAGCCTGTGAGGTTCTGCTGTTCCATTACGAGGACATGGGTATCCCTCGGGAGATCGCAAAGCTCGGCATTCGGCAGGGCATGTGGGGCTGCGTCAGAAGGATCGAGCCAGGCCTTCGGGCTTATCAGACGGCCAGGATGAACGGGGAGCCCTTATCTCCAAGTGCCTTAGCAGCCCAGATCAACACCAAGTTCAATCATGAACTTATAACATCGTTGGAAGCTAATAATAATGGCGATTCATCAGACATCTTGGAAGCAACAGAAGAGAAACCATGGGGCGGCAAAATACCAAAATTGCTTTTGCTGGGAGGGGCAGTGGCACTTGCTTGCACTTTTGATCAGGGGCTATTGACTAAGGCAGTCATATTTGGGGTTGCTAGGAGGTTTGTAAGGCAGAGAAAGGGGTTGTAA